ACACattaagggctcaataaatgtggaATGAATGATGCTGCACTATACAGAGGGGAGACAAATCTGGTTTCTCTCTTCAAAGTTCAGTCTGATTAGGGATAGCAAGAGCCAAAAGGGCTGAATGGTCACATAGTGAGGGCAGGACCCAGGGGCTGGGGTTTGGGAGCATCCTAAATCCCTGGTTGGACACTGTTGGGGGAGAGAATCAGGGAGGCTTGTAGGAGGATCCTGGAGGATGTGTGCCGGAAGATGGGAAAGGAGGGCACTCCTGACAAGGGACCAGCAAAGCTTGGAGATGGGACAGAGAACATCAAGTCTCCCCAGGGGTCATCGAGAAGCTTCTGGGCCTCACAGCTGCCTGGACCAGCAGGGCAGCAACCCTGAAACCCAGAGCCCCCTGATGGCCAAACTTTAATACGAACAAGTCGGACactatttattgaacaatttatcaaatatttacagtaatgctttgattccatttttagaggaggaaatggaagacTAGCGAGGTTAACTCACTAACCCAGGCTtacccagctctgcctccagaaTCTGGGGTCTGGGGAACCCCCCAGCTGCTCCCCACCCATCACAGGGAGACATCAGGAGAGATTcagttgggggtagggggtggggtgggagaaggaaggactAAATTCACTATCTTAAAGAGCTCCGGGCAGACCTGGGTGTAAGCCCCTGGTTTGGTCCCTCTCCAGCAAggggacctcaggcaagttatgGGCCTCAGGCTACAGCCAGTGAGATCCTGGTGCAGATGAACTGGGATGGTGCAGCGCCTGCAGTATGCGGGGTGCTCACAGAGAAGCATCATGATTACTGTAACTGACGTGTGTCCATCAAGTTAAGTGGTTTGCTTATCCCACTGCTGGCAAACATGAAACAtcaggcacacagtaggcgctcaagAAGGGTTAGGACTATCCGAGCATGCCCAGAACCCCACAGCCGTGCAGGCAAGCAGCCCCCTAACTCCCACTCGCTCAGGAGTGGGAAGCTGTTCAGTCCTCTCCTCCCTGAGACTCAGGAGACCCGGCCCCCAGGCGCCTCCCCCGCCCCAGGAGCCCAGCGCCCCAGTTTCTGCAGGGTCACAGGTTGCAGTTCCCGTTTCCCTCCCCACCTCGCACCGAAGCCGGAGGCCAAAGTAACTCAGGTTTATCCACAGTGTCATCTGCAGGCGGCCCCGCGCTCCCACGGCGTCGGATCCCCGCGGAGAACTGGCGTCTCTAGAAGGCGGGGACCGGCTCGGAGGCCGGGGGTCCGGACGGCTCCGGCTCCGCCTCCCGCGGCGGCCCGTCCTCGTCCAGCCCCCGGCGGCCCTTGCCGATGGCCAGGCGGGGCCGGCCGCGGTTCAGGCCGTCCAGGAGGGCGCAGGCCTGGCAGAGCGCGCGGCTGGCCAGCGCCCCGCAGCGGGCGCAGGCGCCGGGCGGCGGGGGCCGCGCGGCCGGGGCCAGCGCCAGGCGCTCGGCCGAGTGCACGAGGTCCAGCACCGCCGACGGCCGCGCCGCCTCCAGCCGCTTGAGCAGGTCGCGCGCGTGGCCGCGGAAGGCCTCGGGCGCGTACACGCACTCCTCGGAGAAGTAGTCGAGGCGGCGGAAGTGCGCGTACAGCACCACCTCCTTCTGCGAGGCCAGCTGCAGCGGGCGGCAGCGCGGCAGCGCGCCCCCCTCGCCCGGCGAGCCcaggcccccgccccgcgccaGGCGGCCCGCGTCGCCCCGCAGGAAGTTCATGAGCACGGTCTCCGCCATGTCGTCGGCGTTGTGTCCTGCGAGGGGGAGAGACGCGGGGCAGGTGAGGCGGGGGGCgccgggggggagggggcgcggcgAGGAACGAGGGGGGACCCCACCCAGGCTCCCGTGGAGCAACCTGGGAAGCCCCCCTTTGCCCCCCACTTATTGCAAACCAGGCCCCGTTTCATGTCGTGAGTACAAGTGCTTTCAGCTACAAATATTATTTCAGCCCCACTTGGAAGTGTACTTCAGAAGTCAAAATGGGAGGGAAGATATAGCTCCGTGtagggcacgtgcttagcacacacaaggtcctgggttcaatccccagtacctccattgaataaataaataaataagcctaattaccccctcccccaataaataaataaatgaaaattatttttttaaaaaagtcaaaatggCATTGAATGGAGATTGTACAGGGGATTGTTGTGGTAAGCAGAATtcacacccccaccctcaccccaataTGTTGGGTCACATGGCAAAGGGTATAAAGGTTGCAGACACAATGAGGGTTACcaatcagctgaccttaagattaaaaaaaagcagcctggattatccaggcaGGCCCTATGTAATGACAAGGGTCCTTAAAATGGGAGAATCAGGATGGGAGACGTGGGGACTGACACAAGTGCAGATGACGAAAGGTGGGACGGATTCAGCCCGaagctgctggctttgaagctggaggaaggggccaagGAACGAGGGTAGCCTCTAAACaccagaagaggcaagaaaacagattctcccgTAGACTCTTCAGAAGGAATGTCACCCTGCAACACCTTGATCCCACGGAGACACTTGCCTGGCTTCTAACCCCCAGAACTGCCAGCtagtaaatttgtgttgttttaagccactcaattggtggtaatttgttacagcagccatagaaaaACTCATAGTTGTTGACACAAGCGCCTTTGACTACACAGACTGCAGTGTTTTTGTGTTATCTTTGTTTACAGAGACCAGGGAGAAGGTAAGTGAATATTtacacatcattttaaaaatgcattgattGTCACAACCAGtcctctctcacctggaccaccTCAGCTGCCTCCCTCCAAGCTCATTTCCTTTGTTCTGCCCTCGCCCCTCCGACTCAGACTCCTCACCACTGCTAAGGTGAACTTCTCAAAGTCAGAGTCCTTAGGTCATGTCCACTGCTTTCTCCGCTACTCAAAGGATCAGGTCAGGTGTTAACTCCTCATGGTCATAGGGGCCCCTGGAGCCAAGCCCCGCCCACTGCTAGGGCCTGACACCACACCCCACTTCCTTCTTGGGGCATCTCAAACTGGCCTCTACATAGatggttctctctgcctggagcaaCCTCCCCTATGCCCACTGCCTCCTCACCCTGAGCCTTCAGATCTCAAAAAACCTCCTTGATCCCTCTCTGCATGTCATATTTTGCTCACACagtctgtgtaattttttttcagtaccacttataatcatttattatttcatatttgaatTGTGCAGAGGTATGGGCTTATTTCTGTCTAGTGCATATTTTCTCAGCCCTagcatgatgatgatgatagcatatacaatatatatgtgtaatacCTACTATCTATTAATATATACACTATATGTAATCTGTAAATTACAGTACAGACaatagtgtatatatacacacatatactttatTCCTACCAACTCATCTGTCATAACAAATGCATGAGCCAGAAACcattaatattctcattttaaagatgagaaaatagaggtaAAGAGGTTAAGAATTTGCTATGGCTACAGCTTGGATCTGGCATATATTAAAAACCAGTAGTTGTTTGTTGAAGGGATGGATGAGAGTGAGAGAATAAAAGAGTTATCGAAGAGAAGAGATGCCAACAAGAAAAAGGAGGTAAGAGGTGGAGAGATACtttacagagacagagaaggattCTGAAGAGATATTTGGGGACCATGAGATCAAGAGTACTAGaggcaattaaaaataagtaaataatcaaAAACTTAATCCCCAGAGACTaactcccaccctcttctccagcCCTCCTCACCAATCTGTGTACACCAGGTTGGTGGCCAAGAACCAAAGTCTTTTAGATACCCTATCTGGCCCCATCCCTAACACAACCCATTCTGTCCCTCAGGGTATGAACCATGGGGGGTGGGGCTCCCGCCCTACGCTGGAGCATGCGCATATCCCCTTTTTCCTGCTCGTTTCTTCCCCTAGGACACTCGCAGTCTCCTTTACCACTTCTTAGGCCAGCGCCCCAATTCCCTTGCGGTTTCCGCCCCTCGCCCGCGCATGCGCCCGTTCCTTCCCATACGCTCCTCCTGCTACGGCGCCTGCGCTCACCTGTCACAACGTGCGTGGCTCCCACGAGGCGCGCCCCT
This region of Camelus ferus isolate YT-003-E chromosome 9, BCGSAC_Cfer_1.0, whole genome shotgun sequence genomic DNA includes:
- the LOC116666007 gene encoding cytoplasmic tRNA 2-thiolation protein 1 isoform X1; translated protein: MVSIFSLPRIRRSLPFPPRPDPEMPAPQCASCNKARAALRRPRSGQALCGTCFCAAFEAEVLHTVVAGRLLPPGAVVAVGASGGKDSTVLAHVLRELAPRLGISLRLVAVDEGIGGYRDAALAAVRRQAARWELPLTVVAYADLFGGWTMDAVARSTAGSGRSRSCCTFCGVLRRRALEEGARLVGATHVVTGHNADDMAETVLMNFLRGDAGRLARGGGLGSPGEGGALPRCRPLQLASQKEVVLYAHFRRLDYFSEECVYAPEAFRGHARDLLKRLEAARPSAVLDLVHSAERLALAPAARPPPPGACARCGALASRALCQACALLDGLNRGRPRLAIGKGRRGLDEDGPPREAEPEPSGPPASEPVPAF
- the LOC116666007 gene encoding cytoplasmic tRNA 2-thiolation protein 1 isoform X2; this translates as MPAPQCASCNKARAALRRPRSGQALCGTCFCAAFEAEVLHTVVAGRLLPPGAVVAVGASGGKDSTVLAHVLRELAPRLGISLRLVAVDEGIGGYRDAALAAVRRQAARWELPLTVVAYADLFGGWTMDAVARSTAGSGRSRSCCTFCGVLRRRALEEGARLVGATHVVTGHNADDMAETVLMNFLRGDAGRLARGGGLGSPGEGGALPRCRPLQLASQKEVVLYAHFRRLDYFSEECVYAPEAFRGHARDLLKRLEAARPSAVLDLVHSAERLALAPAARPPPPGACARCGALASRALCQACALLDGLNRGRPRLAIGKGRRGLDEDGPPREAEPEPSGPPASEPVPAF